A segment of the Peptococcaceae bacterium genome:
CAGGTTTTTGGATCTCGTGGGTTTTACTGAGGTCAAAGAGGAGGTTGTAGTGGAGGAAGAGAGTCCTTTGGACGAGGTCCCGGAATGGAAGCCGTCACGGAAAACAAGAGGACAGGTTGTTCCCTTAAATACCAGTAAGGAGCAAATAAAGGTGGTTTTAATTGAACCGGCTGCCTTTGACGACTGCCAGCAAATTGCCGACAGCTTGAAAAACAAGCGCACGGTGATAATCAACCTGGAAAACATCGACCTGGGGCTGGCACGCCGGATCATTGATTTTGTTGGCGGAACTGCCTACGCGCTTGGCGGGGCCTTGCAGAAAATAGGCTCAGGCATCATCATAGCCGTGCCCAGCAATGTTGATATTTCCGGGGACATTCATTCCATGAGCCAGCCCAAAGAGGTCTTTGCCTGGATCAACAAGCTGACGCAGGGGAATGACTTCAACAGGAGGTACTGAGCATTGAAACGCATCGGGTTTATCGGCGGGGGAGCCATGGGAGAAGCTTTTATCAGGGGGCTTCTGACCAGGGGTAGAGACCCCAACACCATTGCGGTAAGCGAAAAGAACCTTGAACGACTGGACCTTTTGAAGAAGAATTATGGGATTGTTTCTTTCCGTGAAAACAGGGAACTGGTGCGCTTCGGCGAGATAATTATTCTTGCC
Coding sequences within it:
- the sepF gene encoding cell division protein SepF — its product is MKVFDRFLDLVGFTEVKEEVVVEEESPLDEVPEWKPSRKTRGQVVPLNTSKEQIKVVLIEPAAFDDCQQIADSLKNKRTVIINLENIDLGLARRIIDFVGGTAYALGGALQKIGSGIIIAVPSNVDISGDIHSMSQPKEVFAWINKLTQGNDFNRRY